A genomic segment from Gossypium hirsutum isolate 1008001.06 chromosome D04, Gossypium_hirsutum_v2.1, whole genome shotgun sequence encodes:
- the LOC107902388 gene encoding dephospho-CoA kinase: MRLVGLTGGIASGKSTVSSMFKHNHIPVVDADIIARDALKKNSGGYKKVVAAFGPDILQDDDQVDRLKLGRIVFSDASKRQLLNRLLAPYISSGIFLEIFKLWIKGHKVIVLDIPLLFEAKMDKWTKPIVVVWVDPETQLRRLMERDNSTEEDARNRINAQMSLDLKKSQADIVIDNTGSRQDLQERFSEVLSQVKRPLTWTEFWLSRDGALSALLGVIIGVLAGKKLFW; encoded by the exons ATGAGGTTAGTAGGACTGACCGGGGGGATTGCTTCAGGGAAGAGTACTGTCTCTTCCATGTTCAAGCACAACCATATTCCCGTCGTCGATGCTGACATCATCGCTCGG GATGCCTTGAAGAAGAACTCTGGCGGGTACAAAAAAGTGGTGGCGGCGTTCGGACCGGACATTCTACAAGATGATGACCAAGTTGATCGTTTGAAATTGGGACGAATTGTCTTCTCTGATGCCTCCAAACGTCAACTCCTTAACCG GTTATTGGCTCCCTATATATCTTCTggcatatttttagaaattttcaagctttggaTAAAAGGTCATAAGGTGATCGTTCTAGACATTCCGTTGTTGTTTGAGGCCAAGATGGATAAGTGGACAAAACCAATTGTTGTTGTATGGGTTGATCCTGAAACACAACTTCGACGACTTATGGAAAGAGATAATTCGACAGAGGAGGATGCCAGAAACAGGATCAATGCTCAAATGTCTCTAGATTTGAAGAAGAGCCAAGCAGATATTGTGATAGATAACACTGGATCACGTCAGGACTTGCAGGAAAGGTTCAGTGAGGTACTGTCGCAGGTCAAAAGGCCCTTGACATGGACTGAATTCTGGCTTTCAAGGGATGGAGCCTTGTCAGCTTTACTTGGTGTGATAATAGGTGTTCTTGCAggcaagaaattattttggtaa
- the LOC107902376 gene encoding patatin-like protein 6, producing MSSNTPSEMQEPSIDTDKLSYEIFSILESKFLFGYDDNQKLWIPKPISPPASEPMVQPGDENSFPAIKNQRGKICILSIDSGGMKGILCGKALAYLEKALKSKSGNPNARVADYFDVAAGSSVGGIFTAMLFATRDNNQPIFTAEETWRFLADNGKRIYRSGAGKNGGILKKILKNGSTGSSSNGMEKAMKEAFTAGRRSLTLKDTLKPVLIPCYDLSSTAPFLFSRADALETDSFDFPLWEVCRATSAEPGLSGPVLMQSVDGQTKCVAVDGGLAMSNPTVAAITHVLHNKQEFPFVRGVEDLLVLSLGTGQLLEVSYEYEQVKTWRLKDWAKPMARISGDGSADSVDQTVAMAFQQCRSSNYVRIQANGSSLGRCGPNVDTDPSPSNVKLLMEIGEEMLKQKNVESILFGGKRISEESNMEKLDWFAGELVLEHQRRSCRIAPTVAFKQPSPKIN from the exons ATGTCGTCTAATACTCCATCAGAGATGCAAGAACCGAGCATCGATACGGATAAGTTGAGTTATGAAATCTTTTCTATACTGGAAAGCAAATTTTTGTTTGGGTACGATGACAATCAGAAGCTATGGATTCCCAAACCGATCTCTCCCCCGGCTTCGGAACCGATGGTTCAACCGGGTGACGAGAATTCCTTCCCAGCTATAAAGAACCAGAGGGGTAAAATCTGTATTTTGAGTATTGATAGCGGTGGCATGAAAGGAATTCTTTGCGGGAAAGCGTTGGCTTATCTTGAAAAAGCCTTGAAATCCAAGTCGGGTAATCCAAACGCTCGAGTCGCCGATTATTTCGACGTCGCCGCGGGTTCAAGTGTTGGTGGTATCTTCACCGCCATGCTTTTTGCCACCAGAGATAACAACCAACCGATTTTCACCGCCGAGGAGACGTGGCGGTTCCTTGCTGATAATGGGAAGAGGATCTACCGGTCGGGTGCTGGTAAAAACGGCGGTATTCTAAAGAAGATTTTGAAAAACGGTTCGACCGGGTCAAGTTCGAACGGTATGGAGAAGGCCATGAAGGAGGCTTTCACGGCGGGTAGAAGGAGTTTGACATTGAAAGATACACTAAAGCCGGTTTTGATTCCGTGTTATGATCTTTCCAGTACGGCGCCTTTTTTGTTTTCGAGGGCCGATGCTTTGGAGACGGATAGTTTCGACTTTCCATTATGGGAGGTTTGTCGGGCAACCTCTGCTGAACCGGGCTTATCCGGGCCGGTATTGATGCAATCCGTTGACGGTCAAACCAAGTGTGTGGCGGTCGATGGTGGGTTGGCAATGAGCAACCCGACCGTTGCAGCCATTACGCATGTGTTACATAATAAACAGGAGTTTCCTTTCGTTAGAGGGGTTGAGGATCTGTTGGTGCTGTCATTGGGGACGGGTCAGCTCCTTGAGGTTAGCTATGAATATGAGCAAGTCAAGACTTGGAGGCTCAAGGATTGGGCTAAACCGATGGCTCGTATATCCGGTGACGGTTCAGCCGACTCGGTGGATCAAACCGTCGCCATGGCCTTTCAACAATGCAGAAGCAGTAATTACGTAAGAATTCAG GCAAACGGGTCCAGTTTAGGCAGGTGTGGTCCAAATGTAGATACAGACCCCAGCCCCAGCAATGTTAAGTTGCTGATGGAGATAGGTGAGGAAATGCTGAAGCAAAAAAACGTTGAATCAATTCTGTTTGGAGGTAAAAGGATTAGTGAAGAAAGTAATATGGAGAAATTAGATTGGTTTGCCGGTGAACTTGTTTTGGAACATCAGAGGAGGAGTTGCAGAATTGCTCCCACTGTTGCTTTCAAGCAACCCAGCCCTAAGATCAACTAG